In a genomic window of Polycladomyces abyssicola:
- a CDS encoding AAA family ATPase — MVDDRVEKLRKCLQNAKYVADEGLAMVLYLAQRLNRPLLLEGPAGVGKTELAKAVSVVRGVELIRLQCYEGLDAAHALYDWDYPKQLLLTRATFSGEAGGAAPDIYTDHFLIERPLLRALKTKPAPVLLIDEVDRADEEFEALLLEFLSEFQITIPERGSFRAEVPPTVILTSNRTRDLSDALRRRCLYYWLDYPSVEQEAAIIALHVPDVAPTVARQIARAVRRLRKWSLLKPPGLAESIDWARAVADLAAGELDESVTRLTLGCLLKTQEDLELVREKGLALLWNA; from the coding sequence ATGGTGGACGATCGTGTGGAGAAGTTGCGGAAATGTTTGCAGAATGCCAAGTACGTGGCTGACGAAGGACTGGCTATGGTTCTTTACCTGGCACAGCGTTTGAACCGACCACTGCTGTTGGAGGGGCCGGCCGGTGTCGGTAAAACCGAGCTGGCCAAGGCAGTGTCGGTGGTTCGCGGTGTGGAGTTGATTCGACTGCAATGCTACGAGGGTTTGGATGCTGCACATGCTCTGTACGATTGGGATTACCCCAAACAGCTGTTGCTGACCAGGGCCACGTTTTCCGGTGAGGCCGGGGGTGCGGCGCCTGACATCTATACCGACCACTTCTTGATTGAACGGCCATTGCTGCGTGCTTTGAAGACAAAGCCCGCCCCCGTTCTGTTGATCGATGAGGTGGATCGGGCGGACGAGGAATTTGAAGCTCTATTGCTGGAGTTTCTGTCAGAGTTTCAGATCACCATTCCGGAACGTGGTTCGTTTCGGGCTGAAGTGCCACCAACGGTGATTCTGACGTCCAATCGCACGCGCGATTTATCGGATGCATTGCGGAGGCGCTGTCTCTACTATTGGTTAGATTATCCGAGTGTAGAGCAGGAGGCGGCTATCATTGCCCTTCATGTACCCGACGTGGCTCCGACTGTCGCCCGTCAGATTGCGCGCGCGGTGCGCCGGTTGCGAAAGTGGTCGCTCCTCAAACCGCCCGGATTGGCAGAGTCGATCGATTGGGCGCGTGCGGTTGCCGATCTGGCGGCAGGAGAGCTGGACGAATCAGTCACCCGCCTGACGCTCGGATGCTTGTTGAAGACACAGGAAGACCTGGAACTGGTACGAGAGAAAGGACTGGCCTTGTTGTGGAACGCATAG
- a CDS encoding XdhC family protein: MKENQEIALAMEEGRRAGRKMALATVVRVKGSAYRREGAKMLIDEEGKMTGVISGGCLEPDVAEVAKQVMADGHPVMKRYDLDEDLVWGLGLGCPGTVDVLIEPVSWNETTNEADVPRSSDGKDVKERGFAGKEASS, translated from the coding sequence GTGAAAGAGAATCAGGAAATCGCTCTGGCAATGGAAGAGGGGAGACGGGCGGGCAGAAAGATGGCGTTGGCCACCGTTGTCCGCGTGAAGGGATCCGCCTATCGCCGGGAAGGTGCAAAAATGCTGATCGACGAGGAAGGAAAAATGACAGGTGTGATCTCTGGCGGCTGCCTGGAACCGGACGTAGCAGAAGTGGCCAAACAAGTGATGGCCGACGGTCACCCTGTGATGAAACGTTACGATTTGGATGAGGATCTCGTGTGGGGATTGGGGCTGGGGTGCCCGGGTACCGTCGATGTCTTGATTGAGCCGGTTTCGTGGAACGAGACGACAAACGAAGCGGATGTTCCCCGATCATCCGATGGAAAGGATGTGAAGGAGCGGGGGTTCGCGGGGAAGGAGGCATCCTCATGA
- a CDS encoding inorganic diphosphatase, with protein sequence MAQQELIVDAFIEIPSGSQNKYEYDKEKGVFRLDRVLYSPMHYPTEYGYLESTLAEDGDPLDILVLTTFPTFPGCVIRSRVIGVLLMSDDKGQDEKLLAVPADDPRWDHVKSLDDVAPHVLKEIEHFFQVYKDLENKETKIEGWKDAQFAADLYQACLKRYQEQK encoded by the coding sequence ATGGCTCAACAAGAATTGATCGTGGATGCCTTTATTGAAATTCCGTCCGGCAGTCAAAACAAGTACGAATACGACAAGGAAAAAGGTGTGTTCCGTCTGGACCGCGTGTTGTACTCTCCTATGCACTACCCGACTGAATACGGATATCTGGAATCCACCCTGGCCGAAGACGGCGATCCGTTGGACATCCTGGTATTGACCACCTTCCCCACCTTCCCGGGATGCGTCATCCGCTCGCGCGTGATCGGTGTTCTGTTGATGTCCGACGATAAAGGCCAAGATGAAAAACTGTTGGCGGTACCTGCAGACGACCCGCGTTGGGATCACGTGAAATCCTTGGATGACGTCGCTCCGCACGTGTTGAAAGAAATCGAGCACTTTTTCCAAGTATACAAGGATCTGGAGAACAAAGAAACCAAAATCGAAGGCTGGAAGGATGCCCAATTTGCAGCAGACCTGTATCAAGCCTGCCTCAAACGTTATCAAGAGCAGAAGTAA
- a CDS encoding XdhC family protein — protein MNVRNENGRRNPGKDPFAAWTECLKEEQAAVLCTLLAFSPSPDLPSGVRLFIPENGEPLGDLGDEALNRLAVEWARKKLDTLHPQSETCIFSLPGGRQAEVFVDVNLPPSELMIFGAGHDAIPLVKLAVQSGFKTTVVDPRPAYATEDRFPGARIILADAGLWEERVIIGKRTYVVVMNHHLERDRVAIRLALNSPAPYVGVLGPRSRCQRMLEALEKEGVTFGEEKLARMYNPVGLDIGAETPQEVAISILSEILAFRKGCAGGFLRGRDNIHQPVRK, from the coding sequence ATGAACGTACGGAATGAAAATGGTCGGCGTAACCCGGGGAAAGACCCCTTTGCCGCGTGGACTGAATGTCTCAAGGAAGAGCAGGCGGCCGTGTTGTGCACGTTGCTGGCGTTTTCTCCTTCTCCGGATCTTCCTTCCGGGGTCCGTCTCTTCATTCCAGAAAACGGCGAACCCCTCGGAGACCTGGGAGATGAGGCATTGAACAGGTTGGCTGTTGAATGGGCACGGAAAAAACTGGACACCTTGCATCCCCAATCGGAGACCTGCATATTTTCCTTGCCCGGAGGCAGGCAAGCGGAGGTTTTCGTCGACGTCAACCTCCCTCCGTCGGAACTGATGATTTTCGGAGCTGGCCATGACGCGATCCCTCTGGTGAAATTAGCCGTCCAGTCGGGGTTCAAAACGACGGTGGTCGATCCGCGCCCGGCCTACGCCACGGAGGATCGCTTTCCGGGAGCCCGGATCATTCTGGCCGATGCGGGTTTATGGGAGGAGCGGGTGATTATCGGAAAACGGACGTATGTTGTTGTGATGAACCACCATCTGGAGCGTGACCGGGTCGCCATCCGTCTTGCCTTGAACTCACCCGCTCCTTATGTGGGCGTGCTCGGGCCACGATCCCGCTGTCAACGGATGTTGGAGGCATTGGAAAAGGAAGGGGTAACCTTCGGGGAAGAGAAGCTGGCCCGGATGTATAACCCCGTCGGCTTAGATATTGGCGCCGAGACCCCGCAGGAGGTGGCAATCAGCATATTGTCGGAGATCCTGGCGTTTAGAAAGGGTTGTGCAGGCGGGTTTTTGCGGGGGAGGGACAACATTCATCAACCCGTCCGAAAATGA
- a CDS encoding PIG-L deacetylase family protein translates to MTRTALLVFAHPDDETFTCGGTIAKYAKDPGVRIVLYCATRGEAGKVGDPPLCRPEELGNVRESELARAAEILGIDTVIQRDFGDGKLSQLPDDVLVKDILQVMEKVHPDVIVTFPPEGISGHADHRALHQAVVQACNQAKNRLNFKLYYIVIPQSAVPEGGSIYTTPDDAITTSVDVTAQRPAIMEALRQHRTQHLSIERVFPGVLAGDWQRLRTTEYYQLAMQNGRWLLRPDLTETDWWG, encoded by the coding sequence ATGACGCGAACAGCTTTACTTGTTTTCGCCCATCCCGATGATGAAACGTTTACGTGTGGCGGGACCATCGCCAAATACGCCAAAGATCCCGGGGTGCGAATCGTACTGTATTGCGCCACGCGGGGCGAAGCCGGCAAGGTGGGAGATCCTCCCTTGTGCCGTCCTGAAGAGTTGGGCAATGTGCGCGAAAGCGAATTGGCACGTGCAGCGGAAATTCTCGGTATCGATACAGTCATCCAGCGAGATTTCGGCGACGGGAAGCTATCACAATTGCCCGATGATGTGTTGGTCAAGGACATTTTGCAAGTGATGGAGAAAGTTCACCCTGACGTCATCGTCACTTTCCCGCCTGAAGGCATCTCGGGCCATGCCGACCACCGCGCATTGCACCAAGCTGTCGTGCAAGCCTGTAATCAGGCAAAAAACCGCCTGAATTTCAAATTGTACTATATAGTCATCCCTCAATCAGCAGTACCTGAAGGAGGATCCATTTACACCACACCTGACGATGCCATCACCACATCTGTCGATGTGACGGCCCAACGGCCAGCGATAATGGAAGCATTGCGCCAACACCGCACCCAGCATTTATCCATCGAACGCGTGTTTCCGGGCGTGTTGGCCGGGGATTGGCAACGTCTGCGCACGACGGAATATTATCAACTGGCAATGCAAAACGGTCGCTGGCTGTTACGACCGGATTTGACGGAAACAGATTGGTGGGGATGA
- a CDS encoding YpdA family putative bacillithiol disulfide reductase: MEDLIIIGAGPCGLSVAVEAKNRGLSPLVIEKGCLVNSIYHFPTHMTFFSTPELLEIGDVPFVTAREKPTRHEALVYYRTVAEKFDLRIHTYEKVVRVDKSDDGIFEVLTEKNGQSLRYRTRHVVIATGYYDNPNLMGIPGEDLPKVHHYFEEGHPFSGLEVLVVGGKNSAVIAALELHRAGAKVTMSYRRSAFTDSVKAWLKPVIESAIRKGWITMYWNSEVREIKPDSVVLEQDGRRLEIANDAVFAMTGYRPDRSLMERLGVTFDPETGEPTHNPDTMETNVPGLYIAGVIAAGHDANKIFIENGRFHGEKIAEHISGKVSVS, translated from the coding sequence ATGGAAGACCTGATCATCATCGGAGCGGGACCGTGCGGATTGTCCGTTGCGGTGGAAGCCAAAAACCGGGGGCTTTCCCCGTTGGTGATTGAAAAAGGATGCTTGGTCAATTCGATTTATCATTTTCCCACACACATGACCTTTTTCAGCACGCCGGAATTGCTGGAAATCGGGGATGTACCGTTCGTGACCGCGCGTGAAAAGCCGACCCGTCATGAGGCGTTGGTCTATTATCGCACGGTAGCGGAGAAATTTGATTTACGCATTCATACGTACGAAAAAGTGGTACGCGTGGATAAAAGCGACGATGGCATTTTTGAGGTGCTGACGGAGAAAAACGGTCAATCCCTTCGTTATCGAACCCGTCATGTCGTCATTGCCACCGGTTATTACGACAATCCCAACCTGATGGGCATTCCCGGAGAAGATCTGCCCAAAGTGCACCATTATTTTGAGGAAGGACATCCGTTTTCCGGATTGGAAGTGTTGGTGGTCGGAGGGAAAAACTCGGCGGTGATCGCCGCGTTGGAGCTCCATCGGGCCGGGGCAAAAGTGACGATGTCCTATCGCCGCTCGGCGTTTACCGACAGTGTCAAAGCGTGGTTGAAGCCGGTAATCGAAAGTGCGATCCGCAAAGGCTGGATCACTATGTATTGGAACAGCGAAGTACGGGAAATCAAACCAGATTCAGTCGTTCTGGAACAGGATGGCCGGCGATTGGAAATTGCCAATGACGCGGTATTTGCGATGACGGGATACCGACCGGACCGTTCCCTGATGGAAAGATTGGGTGTGACGTTCGATCCGGAAACGGGAGAGCCAACCCATAATCCCGACACCATGGAGACCAACGTACCGGGTCTTTATATCGCGGGAGTAATCGCGGCAGGACATGATGCCAACAAGATTTTCATCGAAAATGGGCGCTTCCATGGGGAAAAAATTGCCGAACACATATCGGGTAAAGTATCTGTATCGTAG
- a CDS encoding nucleotidyltransferase family protein, producing MESGVFALILAAGTSSRMGTPKQLLDWGGMPLLEQVIRKTLTLPFPEVVAVIGHRAKEIRRLIRIEDDRFRWVVNRDYAAGQSTSLLAGLAIGEGRYQSAMVFLGDQPLVAVETIRWIFESGLKQLRTLREPEPIVVRPCFRGIPGHPVFLGNIRSMNLARLKGDGGAKEVLRTVRHRTILSVEDPGVVLDIDTPQAYESARRLAFRPRDSSSNMVRGRRGDRLGTE from the coding sequence ATGGAGAGCGGTGTGTTTGCTCTGATCCTCGCTGCGGGGACATCTTCGAGAATGGGGACACCGAAACAACTCCTCGACTGGGGAGGCATGCCGTTGTTGGAGCAGGTAATCCGGAAGACGCTTACACTCCCCTTCCCGGAGGTGGTTGCCGTGATCGGTCACCGGGCGAAGGAGATCCGGCGCTTGATCCGGATAGAGGACGATCGCTTCCGCTGGGTGGTCAACCGGGATTACGCCGCTGGACAGAGTACGTCCCTTTTGGCCGGGTTGGCAATCGGAGAAGGCCGATACCAATCGGCGATGGTGTTTTTGGGCGATCAACCGCTGGTTGCGGTAGAAACGATCCGGTGGATCTTTGAAAGCGGCCTCAAACAGCTTCGCACCCTTCGAGAGCCTGAGCCCATTGTCGTCCGGCCGTGCTTCCGGGGTATCCCCGGTCACCCCGTTTTTTTGGGCAATATCAGGTCGATGAATTTGGCAAGACTGAAGGGGGATGGGGGAGCGAAGGAGGTTCTTCGTACTGTACGGCACCGGACGATTCTGTCAGTGGAAGATCCGGGTGTCGTACTGGATATTGACACCCCACAGGCTTATGAAAGTGCCAGGAGACTTGCCTTCCGTCCGCGTGACAGCAGTTCGAACATGGTTCGTGGGAGACGCGGGGATCGCTTGGGAACAGAATGA
- a CDS encoding CPBP family intramembrane glutamic endopeptidase translates to MQSNQKVDSRRLLFHLYASQAILMLTGFILLQWVDEGWRCLFYWQDPVLWGSGLGFGLLVVAVDIVLTRMAPAHWWDDGGINRLLFQGRSLVHIVWIACLVAVAEELLFRGALQSLIGLWGSSLLFTLVHFRYWKRIPLMLLVFAVSLGFGVLVEWSGSLVPAIIAHFVIDCITGVRILLESDGLQ, encoded by the coding sequence TTGCAGTCCAATCAAAAAGTCGATTCCCGCCGGCTGTTGTTCCATTTGTATGCGTCACAAGCAATATTGATGCTGACAGGCTTTATCCTTCTACAGTGGGTGGATGAAGGATGGCGTTGCCTGTTTTACTGGCAAGATCCCGTTCTGTGGGGGAGCGGACTGGGCTTTGGGCTGTTGGTGGTAGCAGTGGACATTGTGTTGACAAGAATGGCTCCCGCTCATTGGTGGGATGACGGTGGGATCAACCGGTTGTTGTTTCAAGGGCGCTCGCTTGTACACATCGTGTGGATCGCTTGTCTGGTAGCGGTGGCGGAAGAGCTCTTGTTTCGCGGTGCTTTACAATCTTTGATCGGGCTGTGGGGTTCCAGTCTGTTGTTCACTCTGGTACATTTTCGCTATTGGAAGCGAATTCCGCTGATGTTGTTGGTGTTTGCAGTCAGTCTGGGGTTCGGCGTGTTGGTCGAATGGAGCGGATCACTGGTTCCCGCAATCATTGCTCATTTTGTCATCGATTGTATCACCGGCGTTCGAATCCTTTTGGAATCGGATGGGCTTCAATGA
- a CDS encoding vWA domain-containing protein — MERIDLNGLTGMTAAVIRQVQDFTPFLRKHGFRVGTPETLTALRCLAEADLSVPEGLMFALRSVYARSPVEWGSFPHLFKRHFLNPGTRLEEKKRIQADERSGHSRGLTETQDRPPTVSFSMQPGSSPSQGERYALQADPSQLRAVLAVSKRAVRQFDRPPGRRFRRGGRDRVNLRATMRESVRYAGEPLRLHWQQYRPDRPSVVLMIDISGSMKEHAPFMTSLAWSFTRLRLRCEVFVFSTWLKRVTHLVARKAVQGIPVSELAELKGGTRIGEALEELQHRYGGLLLQHTSVIIASDGFDAGHPERLRSAMKTLSERVRHVVWLNPLLGDPGYEPISSGMSVAMPYIHRFVDVHDLDSWREAVEGQVFRPVSSPVTPFTVHTHVVPQ; from the coding sequence GTGGAACGCATAGACCTGAACGGACTGACGGGGATGACCGCAGCGGTGATTCGTCAGGTTCAGGATTTTACCCCTTTTTTGCGAAAACACGGGTTTCGCGTTGGCACGCCGGAGACATTGACCGCGCTCAGGTGCTTGGCGGAGGCGGACCTGTCAGTGCCGGAGGGACTTATGTTTGCGCTGCGCTCTGTCTACGCCCGTTCGCCGGTTGAGTGGGGTTCGTTTCCTCATCTGTTCAAACGTCACTTTTTGAACCCGGGTACGAGGCTGGAAGAAAAGAAACGGATTCAGGCGGATGAGCGGTCTGGACATTCGCGTGGTTTGACCGAGACGCAGGATCGCCCGCCCACAGTGAGTTTCTCCATGCAGCCGGGATCCAGTCCGAGTCAGGGAGAACGCTACGCCCTGCAGGCCGATCCGTCTCAGCTGCGCGCGGTGTTGGCCGTCTCCAAGCGGGCTGTACGGCAATTCGACCGCCCGCCGGGACGACGGTTTCGCCGTGGTGGGCGCGATCGGGTGAATCTGCGCGCGACGATGCGCGAGAGCGTTCGTTACGCGGGAGAACCGCTCCGTCTGCATTGGCAACAGTACCGACCAGATCGGCCGTCGGTTGTGCTTATGATCGACATTTCCGGATCGATGAAGGAGCACGCCCCGTTCATGACTTCTCTCGCGTGGTCGTTTACGCGTCTGCGCCTGCGCTGCGAGGTGTTCGTCTTCTCAACTTGGCTCAAGCGCGTCACACATCTGGTAGCGCGCAAAGCGGTACAGGGAATTCCAGTCTCGGAACTGGCAGAACTGAAGGGCGGGACGCGCATCGGAGAAGCGCTTGAGGAGCTGCAGCACAGATATGGCGGTCTGTTGCTGCAACATACTTCTGTGATCATCGCGTCGGACGGGTTTGACGCCGGTCATCCCGAGCGCCTGCGCTCCGCTATGAAGACGCTTTCCGAACGCGTGCGGCATGTGGTTTGGCTCAATCCCCTGCTCGGCGACCCGGGCTATGAGCCAATCTCGAGCGGAATGTCCGTGGCGATGCCATACATCCATCGGTTCGTCGATGTACACGACTTGGACAGCTGGCGAGAGGCGGTTGAAGGTCAGGTTTTCCGACCTGTCTCTTCGCCAGTGACCCCATTTACCGTGCATACACATGTAGTGCCTCAATGA
- a CDS encoding genetic competence negative regulator — protein MRVERLGRDKVRFYLSMDDLLDRGINKEDMWRDIPKVHELFNDMMEQAYQELGFEISGPVAVEVFALPTQGMVVVVTRGRTPETDDDLDVDDMYELEVTLEESEQIIFRFSDFEDLVQAAIRLKSLIRGGGKVYAYQNQYFLVFDEEIQTDDLQAVIAILTEFGEPSTVTEHMLAEYGKPVMMEHAIEQLNRYFGK, from the coding sequence ATGCGCGTCGAGCGTTTAGGACGTGACAAGGTCCGCTTCTACTTATCCATGGACGATCTACTAGATCGTGGGATCAACAAAGAGGACATGTGGCGAGATATCCCCAAGGTGCACGAACTGTTCAACGACATGATGGAACAGGCGTATCAAGAGCTGGGGTTCGAGATTTCGGGGCCTGTGGCGGTAGAAGTGTTTGCCCTTCCGACGCAGGGGATGGTGGTTGTCGTCACCCGCGGTCGTACCCCTGAGACAGATGACGATCTCGATGTGGACGACATGTATGAGTTAGAAGTGACGCTGGAGGAAAGTGAGCAGATCATTTTCCGCTTTTCCGATTTCGAAGACCTCGTTCAGGCGGCGATCCGCTTGAAGTCTTTGATCCGCGGGGGCGGCAAGGTGTACGCTTACCAGAATCAATACTTCCTCGTATTTGACGAAGAAATCCAAACGGATGATCTGCAAGCCGTCATCGCTATTCTGACCGAATTCGGAGAGCCTTCTACAGTGACCGAACATATGTTGGCTGAATACGGAAAACCGGTGATGATGGAACATGCAATCGAGCAATTGAACCGCTATTTTGGTAAATAG
- a CDS encoding ferredoxin, translating to MRTWVDKDTCIACGACGATAPDVYDYDEDGIAYVILDDNTGTADVPEELWDDVRDAQEGCPTDSIKVEE from the coding sequence ATGCGTACTTGGGTAGACAAAGACACTTGCATCGCTTGTGGTGCTTGCGGCGCGACCGCTCCTGACGTGTACGACTACGACGAAGACGGCATCGCTTACGTCATCCTGGACGACAACACCGGTACGGCTGATGTGCCGGAAGAACTGTGGGACGATGTGCGCGATGCACAAGAAGGTTGCCCCACAGACTCCATCAAAGTAGAAGAATAA
- a CDS encoding Glu/Leu/Phe/Val family dehydrogenase, whose protein sequence is MGQQSERTNESVESKENLDVLASTQVVIKQALEKLGYPEHVYELLKEPLRVLTVRIPVRMDDGSVKVFTGYRAQHNDAVGPTKGGVRFHPDVTENEVKALSIWMSLKAGIVDLPYGGGKGGIVCDPRQMSFRELERLSRGYVRAISQIVGPTKDIPAPDVFTNSQIMAWMMDEYSRIREFDSPGFITGKPLVLGGSRGRETATAKGVTIMIREAAKKRNLDIKNARVVIQGFGNAGSFLAKFMSDAGAKIIGISDAYGGLYDENGLDIDYLLDRRDSFGTVTKLFKDTITNQELLELDCDILVPAAVENQITASNAHRIRADIVVEAANGPTTLEATRILHERGILLVPDVLASAGGVTVSYFEWVQNNQGYYWSEEEVERKLEEIMVKAFENVYHTAQSRNVDMRLAAYMVGVRKMAEASRFRGWV, encoded by the coding sequence ATGGGACAACAGTCTGAGAGGACCAACGAATCCGTGGAATCGAAAGAAAACCTCGACGTACTCGCATCCACGCAGGTCGTGATCAAACAGGCGCTGGAAAAGCTGGGTTATCCGGAGCATGTCTACGAACTGTTGAAGGAGCCCTTGCGCGTGTTGACGGTCCGGATTCCGGTACGGATGGACGATGGTTCCGTCAAGGTGTTTACCGGCTACCGCGCACAGCACAACGACGCGGTCGGTCCAACCAAAGGAGGCGTGCGTTTTCACCCGGATGTAACGGAAAATGAAGTGAAAGCGCTTTCGATTTGGATGAGTTTGAAAGCGGGAATTGTGGATCTGCCGTACGGTGGTGGGAAAGGCGGTATCGTCTGCGATCCGCGGCAGATGTCCTTCCGTGAATTGGAACGGCTTTCACGCGGCTATGTTCGTGCAATCAGCCAAATTGTAGGTCCAACCAAAGATATTCCCGCGCCGGATGTGTTTACCAACTCACAAATCATGGCGTGGATGATGGATGAATACAGCCGAATCCGCGAATTTGACTCTCCCGGATTCATCACCGGCAAACCGCTGGTGCTGGGAGGATCTCGAGGCAGGGAGACGGCGACGGCCAAAGGCGTGACGATCATGATCCGCGAAGCGGCCAAGAAGCGCAACCTGGACATCAAAAACGCCAGGGTCGTGATCCAAGGGTTCGGCAATGCCGGCAGCTTCCTCGCGAAGTTCATGAGTGATGCGGGGGCCAAGATTATCGGTATTTCTGATGCCTACGGCGGTTTGTATGATGAAAACGGCTTGGATATCGACTATCTTCTCGATCGACGTGATTCGTTCGGCACGGTAACCAAGCTGTTTAAAGATACAATCACCAACCAGGAATTGCTGGAGTTGGATTGTGACATCTTGGTACCGGCTGCGGTGGAAAACCAAATCACCGCGTCCAATGCGCATCGCATACGTGCCGACATTGTCGTCGAAGCGGCCAACGGCCCGACCACCTTGGAAGCGACACGCATCCTGCACGAGCGGGGGATTTTGCTTGTACCTGACGTGTTGGCCAGTGCAGGCGGCGTGACGGTTTCGTATTTCGAATGGGTACAGAACAATCAGGGCTATTACTGGTCCGAAGAAGAAGTGGAGCGGAAACTGGAAGAAATCATGGTCAAAGCGTTTGAAAACGTCTACCATACAGCGCAATCCCGCAACGTGGACATGCGCCTTGCCGCATACATGGTGGGCGTTCGAAAAATGGCCGAAGCCTCCCGTTTCCGTGGTTGGGTATAA
- the moaA gene encoding GTP 3',8-cyclase MoaA, producing MAEIKDALGRPLRDLRISVTDRCNFRCRYCMPEEVFGPDYQFLSRKALLRFEEITRLVRIFVKLGVEKIRITGGEPLLRKGLPDLIRMLSSVKGIRDIALTTNGSLLAKHARALKEAGLQRVNVSLDALDDEIFAKINGGRSAVRPVLEGIEAASQAGLKVKVNMVVQKGVNDGQIIPMARHFRGTGHILRFIEFMDVGNSNGWNLDQVVSKREIIERIHKEMPLEPVEPNYYGEVASRYRYRGTDEEVGVISSVTESFCSTCTRARLSADGRLYTCLFASEGYDLRGPLRSGESDDELEARIRDVWNHRRDRYSDERLKNTRVRDRKKVEMSYIGG from the coding sequence ATGGCTGAAATCAAAGATGCATTGGGCCGTCCGCTTCGGGATTTGCGTATTTCCGTGACGGACCGTTGCAATTTTCGTTGCCGGTACTGCATGCCTGAAGAAGTGTTTGGCCCCGATTACCAGTTTCTCTCGCGGAAGGCGCTTCTCCGATTTGAGGAAATCACCCGATTGGTGCGGATCTTTGTCAAGCTGGGCGTAGAAAAGATCCGGATCACCGGAGGCGAACCCCTGCTCAGAAAAGGGCTGCCCGATCTGATCCGGATGCTGTCCAGCGTGAAAGGGATTCGAGATATTGCCCTGACGACCAATGGCTCCTTACTCGCCAAGCACGCCCGCGCCCTTAAAGAAGCCGGACTGCAGCGGGTCAACGTCAGTTTGGATGCGCTTGACGACGAAATCTTTGCCAAAATAAACGGGGGGCGGTCCGCTGTCCGACCAGTGTTGGAGGGAATCGAGGCGGCCAGTCAGGCCGGACTGAAGGTAAAGGTCAACATGGTTGTCCAAAAGGGTGTCAATGACGGGCAGATCATCCCCATGGCCCGCCATTTTCGCGGAACGGGGCATATTCTGCGCTTCATCGAATTTATGGACGTGGGCAACAGTAACGGGTGGAACTTGGATCAGGTGGTGTCCAAACGGGAGATCATCGAGCGGATTCACAAGGAAATGCCCTTGGAACCGGTGGAACCCAATTATTACGGCGAAGTCGCTTCCCGCTACCGTTACCGAGGAACAGATGAGGAGGTCGGGGTGATCTCCTCGGTGACGGAATCCTTTTGTTCCACTTGCACCCGGGCGCGACTGTCCGCCGACGGACGGCTGTACACCTGTCTGTTCGCTTCCGAGGGATACGACCTCCGCGGCCCGTTGCGCTCGGGAGAGAGCGACGACGAACTGGAGGCACGCATCCGCGACGTCTGGAACCATCGACGGGACCGCTATTCCGATGAGCGATTAAAAAACACCCGGGTCCGCGACCGCAAAAAGGTGGAAATGTCCTATATAGGCGGATAA
- a CDS encoding rhodanese-like domain-containing protein codes for MDSQEQYHISPEMFARRYRRGELDGIVLDVREPEEWEVDHLDGAVLIPLQHLPNRLHELERDKTVYVLCAHGIRSIYAANYLLNQGFRRVVNVDDGLAAVRLYLDADTD; via the coding sequence ATGGATTCTCAGGAGCAGTACCATATATCACCGGAAATGTTCGCCCGTCGATACCGGAGAGGAGAACTGGACGGGATTGTCTTGGATGTGCGTGAACCTGAGGAATGGGAAGTGGATCATCTGGACGGTGCGGTCTTGATCCCACTGCAACATCTTCCCAATCGGTTGCACGAGCTGGAACGGGACAAAACGGTGTATGTGCTTTGTGCCCATGGCATCCGCAGCATATATGCCGCCAATTACCTGCTCAACCAGGGATTTCGTCGCGTTGTCAACGTGGATGACGGGCTGGCGGCGGTACGCCTGTATCTGGATGCTGACACTGATTGA